The Vigna unguiculata cultivar IT97K-499-35 chromosome 1, ASM411807v1, whole genome shotgun sequence nucleotide sequence agagagagagagagagcacaTTGGAAATGTGGGCCTGCTCAGTCACCTTTTGTTAATCTTTAtgtacttttgttttcttttgtttatgaagtTTTCCAGGTTTTTCAATTGGTTTCAATTAAAGATAATTCTTGATTTTTAACTGATCATCAAGGTTGTTTATCATTTTGTAATGAATTTCTAGATAAAAAATTTAGGGGATATTGTACCGGCTGAAGTTGGGGATAGATTTCTTAGCATGTTGCCTTCCTGGCATGCATATGAAAGAGCTTCTGAATATTTCATCTTCTCGTGCGGTGTTGAACAAGTATACACAACTGTGAGAAAGTTGAAGgtattattactttaatatgTTTCATGTATGGTTTGTTATAAAAAGACAATGCATTGTCTTATGTATTAATATCctactttttattctttaaaggATGATTTGAGACGTTATCAGCCACATTACTTGATTTCTGTCCCTTTAGtttatgaaactttatacaGGTAATTCCTTTTTCTGGAATTGAATGAACTTAGTccattatatttattgaaaggATTACATGTAATTATTTGTGTGCACACATGagtattcttatttataatgaagaagagatatattaataaagataattaatagtGATAAATATTTCCATATTCGATGTAATCAAATCATATCTTTAACATACCTCTATGGTACCATCTTACAAAGGCTattttgtagggttgagttgTGCTCAACTCACTTTGTAAGAGTACTTAATGTCAATTgtgaaaattgtatttattcTTGATTCTTGTAGTGGGATACAGAAGCAGATATCTACAAGCTCCCTTGTTAGAAAACTTGTTGCACTAACATTTTTAAGGGCTAGCTTGAGGTACATGGAATGCAGACGTATTTATGAGGTATGGTCATCTGCTCTTTTTGTAGGTCTCCCAAAATCATCTTTCTCTACCTTGCAATCTGTTTTGTATGCTTTAGTAAAGACTTATTtcacagtttttttttctcaaaagaagacaaaaaataGGAGTTGTAAGTGAGCTTATCCAAATAATGAGAAAGAACATAGATTAAGTGGCATTTTGTTGATATGATGTAATTTGGGCTACATTATGTACCGACAAATTGGATTTTTCTCCTAACGTTATATCCCACAGGAATAGGCCCAACCCTTCAATTGCCTAATTCTATCTTACTCTCACTTATTCATACTTTGGAGTGAACCCTTCAATTCATCCTTGAAAAATTTAGGCTGGTCACCTAAATCCCCAATAATATGAATTCCCTCATCAGTCCCTAAAACAAGGATCTATATGACCTACACTTTGTGGTTACCTAGGGACTATAATGGGATTTTTACGTTCTTATGGATGATATGTTTTGTCATATTTCTCAAGGACAAATTTAGGGAGTTACTCTCAAATTTATTTCTGATCAATGTCATACCTCGTATCGGTATTACTTTTGGCACTTATTGCATCAATATAAatgtcaaattaaattaaatttatgagcGGAAGTAGTTCTAACACTGCTCTAACATATtgctttatttaaattataaattttgaacatttgtAGGGTAAATGTCTAACGAAGGATCAGAAGACACCTTCTTATCTCCTATCAACGTTGGATTGGTTATGGGCTAGAATTATTGCCACAATATTGCTTCCAGTTCATTTGTTGGCGAAGAAATTGGTCTACAGTAAAATTCATTCAGCTATTGGAATTTCAAAGGTCTTCCATTCTTAAATATGCTTTATAATGAAAtagtttgtgtttgttttacTATGTCTCTTTTTGTGGAGTGCCATACTGACTGATTGCTCTTGCAAAAAGTTTGGGGAAAATAAATGCAGTTTAGGATTAAATGACCACTTACTTGGTTAAAGAAGTTTAAAGAGCTCTTAATGAGTAATTtcttatgaatatttttgtgGGAGAAATCAATTGTTGAGGGGGAATGGGGATTCTATTACTATTCTGTTTTGCTATTAGTTAAGGGGGGTCTTTTTTGTTGTGGAGGAGAGCAACTGCTTGGGTTGTTCTAGAGGAGCCTAGCTCTGGGCAGTGGGATTTGTTATCCTTCTGTACTTTCCTTCCACTGgcaaataatacaaatatcagtgtttacttcttttttgtactttcttcttatttttgaGGTGTGGGTCTGTAACAATGGATCACTTTCTACTCATGATAAGCAAAATCCTCTGGCATTTTGCAGGCTGGAATAAGCGGTGGTGGTAGCCTATCTTCTCACGTGGATAGATTTTTTGAGGTATGATACTTCAGACATGTAACTTTTAGGCAgggtttttctttttgaaattattctcacgttttttaaataatatgcaGGCTATTGGCGTGACTGTGCAGAATGGATATGGTTTAACAGAAACTTCACCAGTTGTTGCTGCTCGACGACTTAGTTGTAATGTAAGCAGTAAATTTATCAACTGCATTAATGTTGTGCAAGACGAGTTTATCATTTCAACATGTCGTTTCTCCCTTCTATTACCAAAACTTGTTACTCTACCTATAATGAATGATTAAGCCTGTCATTTTATATCTTATTTGAACTCCTACtgctttctctctctctctaccgTAGTGCATAACTGTTTCTCTCAATCTCTCTACCcttttagaaaagtaaaatagtaAATTGAGAACAATTTTTTGGGTTTGTTAAAACAAAAAGGGTAAAATGAGAGTTCTACTAAATGAGGTGTGGACATGCCTGCTTAATCTGCAGTTCTtgtttataattacttttaatgtttatagttatttttcttAAGATACCGTCATTATACTTACTGTTAATAACAGACACACTGAACATTTTGCTTTTTGTCAACAGTCTATCTAGAGCCAGATAGtcataataattacataattttcatTCATCTAATTAGTTTGTATTTTGTGTTGGCTAAGAGTTGTGATTATATCTGAAAATGTTATCAATGCAATCTTTTGAAGATTATTGGGTCTGTTGGTCATCCAATTAAGCATACGGAATTCAAAATCGTAGATTCTGAGACTGATGAAGTTCTCCCACCTGGTTCAAAGGGAATTTTGAAAGTTAGAGGTCCACAATTGATGAAGGGATACTACAAGGTAATCTACTCTATCAAAATTCAAACATGTGTCTTGGGTTGACAGGCGTGTTTATACATCTGTGAGACAGAAAgaaggagagggagagggagagagagagagagcatgttttgaaaatataacaatttattggGCATGTACAGATATAACAATATGCATATCTTTATTACATTTCAggctttttttttctacctctTTTTATACtggagttttattattttagatttattcatttataaatatttgactGTCTGTCAAACTTAAATATCAAGCCAAGGAATTATTTTCAGATGAATAATTCTATTTTATCATGAAATATATTTCCCATGATGTACCAGTAACTTGTGTAATGGTCATAGCAATCAAGAAATGATGCTAAAAGTTCACAATCACTTGCACGGAATTTGAGTTTGTTTACATAAGCTGGATCATATTGTGTCCGTCACGTGTCTTATTCTTGTATCAGAATCCTTCAGCTACAAATCAGGTCTTAGATAGGGATGGCTGGCTGAATACTGGGGATATTGGTTGGATTGTTCCACATCATTCAACTGGGCGGAGTCGTAATTCCAATGGAGTAATTGTTGTTGATGGTCGTGCTAAAGACACCATTGTGCTTTCTACAGGTACAACAGAAGTTTGTGTACGTTGATCTTTGGATCCTATGAATTAATATGTCCTCCTTTCCTGTGTGTTTTCATGTGTTTCTGTCTATTATTGGATGTGATTAACGGATACTGTTACTCTGCTAGTAAACGTAAACTTGGCATTTGTAACTGAACAGATTCAAGCTGCACTTTCCCGTCCATTTGTAACTGAACAAACACGTATGCATTCCtcatacaagtttttttttttttaattttgttaataaccAAAGGGTTTATAGAATTTTACATTTTTGGATTATATGAAATTGTTCGTGATGTGAAGAGAAAATTGAAGAGTAACTAAATTTACAGCCACAAAATCATTGTTTAGagcaaacatttatttttttaatatttattttaggttcCTGCACTAGAAGGTGTACCTAAGATATTATTTAGTGACATTGCCTCACATTATAATAGCTGCTGTTGTCAATATGGAACATAATTTggttatatgataaaatatcaaGAGTGAtacatattacattttattattataatttttttttttgctacaTACTTCgtgttttattcaaattaaaccaCTTTATGTCgataaaattattatacttgtattgttttctctttttgcataTTTGTCTTCAAAACAAAGTTAGAGTTAAGAGACTTAATAACTCTGTTTCATACAAGATATCAATTTTATAGTATGAATATAGGTGTGTATGAACTATTTTAATCATACTTCTATGTAGTCTACATGAGCTCCTATTCGTTTGAGCTTAGCTAAAAACAATCAAAGAATTGATAATCATATCACATTTAAAAGTTTCagctatttaataatttttattaacaaaaaaatcataaatagtTTCAGtaactttgtttttaattttctatattatttgcTGTTTAAACCTCTGAATTAATGTTCCAGCCCTGGAGGGGAATTAGCCACTTGTTAACTTTAATGATCTTGTTCTTTTTGCTGTTAAGTATTGGCTTTCTTAGTTGTCATATGTTTGCTGTTAGGCTTAAGgcttattttccatttttttattaactgcAACTTTGATTTTGCGCACTGCATAAAAGGCTTGTTGGTCATCAATTTTTCCCATACTAATCACATGTTTCAACGAGAGCAGGTGAAAATGTTGAACCGGGAGAGATTGAAGAAGCTGCCATGAGGAGTAGCCTCATACATCAAATTGTTGTTATTGGACAGGTGAATTTAAATCTTCTTGTTATTATATGGAATACATCTCCAGGTATTACAAAATGCAATAATTTTACTTCTTTAATGACTACTTTAACATATAGGATAAGCGACGTTTAGGGGCTGTCATTGTTCCTAACAATGAAGAAGTCCTAAAGGCAGCAAGGGAGTCGTCAATTATAGATCCTAACAGTTCTGATGTCAGTCAGGAAAACGTGACCAGcctaatatataaagaattatgGACATGGTAAGATCGTGTCTCACTTCTGCTtgttgtaatgagttagaaagaAATTTATGC carries:
- the LOC114192295 gene encoding probable acyl-activating enzyme 16, chloroplastic isoform X1 encodes the protein MSPPIPISSTYASTFSYSAYVFPSVYARTNFTRINLHLPILCQFESKTEKPLTRRCAPFLESSLLSGNGVVASEEWKTVPDIWRSSAEKYGDKIALVDPYHDPPSTMTYKQLEDAILDFAEGLRVIGVRPYEKLALFADNSCRWLVADQGMMACGAINVVRGSRSSTEELLQIYNHSESVALAVDNPEMFNRIAKLFCSKNSMKFIILLWGEKSGLVSEGEKEVPVYTFMEVIHLGQESRRVLFDSLDNRKHYLYEAIKSDDIATLVYTSGTTGNPKGVMLTHQNLLHQIKNLGDIVPAEVGDRFLSMLPSWHAYERASEYFIFSCGVEQVYTTVRKLKDDLRRYQPHYLISVPLVYETLYSGIQKQISTSSLVRKLVALTFLRASLRYMECRRIYEGKCLTKDQKTPSYLLSTLDWLWARIIATILLPVHLLAKKLVYSKIHSAIGISKAGISGGGSLSSHVDRFFEAIGVTVQNGYGLTETSPVVAARRLSCNIIGSVGHPIKHTEFKIVDSETDEVLPPGSKGILKVRGPQLMKGYYKNPSATNQVLDRDGWLNTGDIGWIVPHHSTGRSRNSNGVIVVDGRAKDTIVLSTGENVEPGEIEEAAMRSSLIHQIVVIGQDKRRLGAVIVPNNEEVLKAARESSIIDPNSSDVSQENVTSLIYKELWTWTSESPFQIGPVLVVNDPFTIDNGLMTPTMKIRRDKVVAKYRDQIENLYK
- the LOC114192295 gene encoding probable acyl-activating enzyme 16, chloroplastic isoform X2, which translates into the protein MTYKQLEDAILDFAEGLRVIGVRPYEKLALFADNSCRWLVADQGMMACGAINVVRGSRSSTEELLQIYNHSESVALAVDNPEMFNRIAKLFCSKNSMKFIILLWGEKSGLVSEGEKEVPVYTFMEVIHLGQESRRVLFDSLDNRKHYLYEAIKSDDIATLVYTSGTTGNPKGVMLTHQNLLHQIKNLGDIVPAEVGDRFLSMLPSWHAYERASEYFIFSCGVEQVYTTVRKLKDDLRRYQPHYLISVPLVYETLYSGIQKQISTSSLVRKLVALTFLRASLRYMECRRIYEGKCLTKDQKTPSYLLSTLDWLWARIIATILLPVHLLAKKLVYSKIHSAIGISKAGISGGGSLSSHVDRFFEAIGVTVQNGYGLTETSPVVAARRLSCNIIGSVGHPIKHTEFKIVDSETDEVLPPGSKGILKVRGPQLMKGYYKNPSATNQVLDRDGWLNTGDIGWIVPHHSTGRSRNSNGVIVVDGRAKDTIVLSTGENVEPGEIEEAAMRSSLIHQIVVIGQDKRRLGAVIVPNNEEVLKAARESSIIDPNSSDVSQENVTSLIYKELWTWTSESPFQIGPVLVVNDPFTIDNGLMTPTMKIRRDKVVAKYRDQIENLYK